A region from the Mycolicibacterium litorale genome encodes:
- a CDS encoding alkyl/aryl-sulfatase: MDSKPPSARIEAAHRAHLSTLPFSDTTDFDDADRGFIAALDPCVITAADGRVVWDNDAYAFLGEDVPASVHPSLLRQSRLAAKQGLYEVVGGIYQVRGFDLSNITFVEGDTGVIVIDPLISTETAAAALALYRRERGDRAVSAVIYTHSHVDHFGGVLGVTNQAEVDAGRVPVIAPEGFIDHAVSENVYAGTAMARRATYMYGTMLDVGPAGQVGCGLGQRTSTGEVAVIVPTLDVAATGETHTIDGIEIEFQMAPGTEAPAEMHFYFPTYRALCMAENATHNLHNLLTLRGALVRDPRSWAGYLTEAIDTFADRTDVVFASHHWPTWGRDRIVNYLSLQRDLYAYLHDQTLRLLNQGHTGIEIAEDFPLPPALERAWHAHGYYGSVSHNVKAVYQRYMGWFDGNPGRLWQHPPAALGPRYVEALGGLDRVVELAREAFDDGDFRWAATLLDHAVFTDEDHAAARELYADTLEQLGYGAENATWRNFFLSGATELRDGSFGTAGQTSSPTLLAQLTPEQMFDAFAISVDGPRAWDLDVAVDVTFADTGDNHRLTLRNGVLVHRRVTADPSTAQATIRLTDKRRLLAYAAGDSTSPGAEIAGDQTALASLMGVLDRPDPAFAIVTP, encoded by the coding sequence ATGGATTCGAAGCCACCGAGCGCCCGCATCGAAGCGGCGCACCGGGCTCATCTGAGCACCCTGCCGTTCTCGGACACAACGGATTTCGACGATGCCGACCGCGGCTTCATCGCCGCACTCGACCCGTGCGTCATCACGGCGGCCGACGGACGGGTGGTGTGGGACAACGACGCCTACGCCTTCCTCGGCGAGGACGTGCCGGCGTCGGTGCACCCCAGCCTGCTGCGGCAGTCCCGGCTGGCCGCCAAGCAGGGGCTCTACGAGGTGGTCGGAGGTATCTACCAGGTCCGCGGTTTCGATCTGTCGAACATCACGTTCGTCGAGGGGGATACCGGCGTCATCGTCATCGACCCGCTGATCTCCACCGAGACCGCCGCCGCCGCGCTCGCGCTGTACCGCCGCGAGCGCGGTGACCGTGCGGTGAGCGCGGTCATCTACACCCACAGCCACGTGGACCATTTCGGTGGCGTGCTGGGGGTGACCAACCAGGCCGAGGTCGACGCCGGCCGGGTGCCGGTCATCGCGCCCGAGGGGTTCATCGACCACGCCGTGTCCGAGAACGTCTACGCCGGCACGGCCATGGCACGCCGCGCGACGTACATGTACGGGACCATGCTCGACGTCGGACCCGCCGGCCAGGTGGGATGCGGTCTGGGGCAGCGCACGTCGACCGGTGAGGTCGCGGTGATCGTGCCGACGCTCGATGTCGCGGCCACGGGTGAGACGCACACGATCGACGGGATCGAGATCGAGTTCCAGATGGCGCCCGGTACCGAGGCGCCCGCCGAGATGCACTTCTACTTCCCGACGTACCGCGCGTTGTGCATGGCCGAGAACGCCACCCACAATCTGCACAACCTGCTCACGCTGCGGGGTGCGCTGGTGCGGGACCCGCGCAGCTGGGCGGGATATCTCACCGAGGCGATCGACACGTTCGCCGACCGAACCGACGTGGTGTTCGCCTCTCACCACTGGCCCACGTGGGGGCGGGACCGGATCGTGAATTACCTTTCACTGCAGAGGGACCTGTACGCCTATCTGCACGACCAGACGCTGCGCCTGCTCAACCAGGGTCACACCGGTATCGAGATCGCCGAGGACTTCCCGTTGCCGCCCGCCCTCGAGAGGGCGTGGCATGCACACGGCTACTACGGGTCGGTGAGCCACAACGTGAAGGCGGTGTACCAGCGCTACATGGGCTGGTTCGACGGCAATCCCGGCCGGCTGTGGCAGCACCCGCCCGCGGCGCTGGGACCCCGCTACGTCGAGGCGCTCGGGGGACTGGACAGGGTGGTCGAACTGGCCCGCGAGGCCTTCGACGACGGGGACTTCCGTTGGGCAGCAACCCTTCTCGACCACGCCGTGTTCACCGACGAAGATCACGCCGCGGCCCGGGAGCTGTACGCGGACACCCTGGAACAGCTGGGCTACGGCGCCGAGAATGCGACGTGGCGCAACTTCTTCCTGTCCGGTGCGACGGAACTGCGCGACGGCAGTTTCGGCACCGCCGGCCAGACCAGCTCACCGACCCTGCTGGCGCAGCTCACGCCGGAGCAGATGTTCGACGCGTTCGCGATCAGCGTCGACGGCCCGCGGGCGTGGGACCTCGACGTGGCGGTCGACGTGACGTTCGCCGACACCGGGGACAACCATCGGTTGACGCTGCGCAACGGGGTGTTGGTGCACCGCAGGGTCACTGCCGACCCGTCGACCGCACAGGCCACGATCCGGCTGACCGACAAGCGGAGGCTGTTGGCGTACGCGGCGGGCGACAGCACGTCACCCGGCGCCGAGATCGCCGGGGATCAAACGGCGCTGGCGTCGCTGATGGGTGTGCTGGACCGTCCGGACCCGGCGTTCGCGATCGTCACGCCCTAG
- a CDS encoding NAD(P)-dependent oxidoreductase: MGSALARAAAGAGHRVVVWNRTPHRAAVLVSAGVQVAETAAEAVGSAEVVVVCLFDHRSVHQVLDPVADRLAGRRLVNVTTTTPDGARELAAWSAGHGADYLDGGIMAVPAMIGSPGSSVYYSGSRAVFDRDGELLETWGDAEYFGEDPGLASLHDLALLSAMYVMFAGFFHGAAMVATAGTSAKEFARRATAWLAAVLPALAEYAEIIDGGDYTLPGQQSLAFSDISEIVEASAAAGISTEVVDMVQRLIHRQIDAGHGVEGFARIIESIRNPVRAA; this comes from the coding sequence ATGGGATCTGCGCTCGCGCGCGCCGCGGCCGGAGCCGGTCACCGGGTCGTCGTGTGGAACCGCACGCCGCATCGGGCGGCGGTGCTGGTGTCGGCGGGCGTGCAGGTGGCCGAAACCGCCGCCGAAGCCGTCGGCTCCGCCGAGGTCGTCGTCGTCTGCCTGTTCGACCACCGCTCGGTGCACCAGGTCCTCGACCCCGTCGCGGACCGCTTGGCCGGCCGGCGCCTCGTCAACGTCACCACGACGACACCCGACGGGGCGCGTGAACTGGCCGCATGGTCGGCCGGCCACGGCGCCGACTACCTCGACGGCGGCATCATGGCGGTGCCGGCGATGATCGGGTCACCCGGCTCTTCGGTGTACTACAGCGGTTCACGCGCCGTCTTCGACCGCGACGGCGAGCTACTCGAAACCTGGGGTGACGCCGAGTACTTCGGTGAGGACCCGGGGCTGGCGTCGCTGCACGACCTCGCGCTCCTGTCGGCGATGTACGTGATGTTCGCGGGGTTCTTCCACGGTGCCGCAATGGTCGCCACCGCGGGCACGTCGGCCAAGGAGTTCGCACGCCGGGCCACCGCGTGGCTGGCCGCCGTGCTGCCTGCGCTCGCCGAGTACGCCGAGATCATCGACGGCGGCGACTACACGCTGCCGGGCCAGCAGAGCCTCGCGTTCTCCGACATCAGCGAGATCGTCGAGGCGAGCGCGGCGGCCGGGATCAGCACCGAGGTGGTCGACATGGTGCAGCGGCTCATCCACCGGCAGATCGACGCGGGCCACGGCGTGGAGGGGTTCGCCCGCATCATCGAGAGCATCCGTAATCCGGTGCGCGCGGCATGA
- a CDS encoding LapA family protein produces the protein MSTDPYGPSAGREPEPYDPPNPGPPVPGDFPVAEQTPPAVKKVHFTRAAAVWTSVIVGLLILIVLLIFIAQNTESAEFAFLGWHWNLPLGVAILLAAVCGGLIASLAGAARLFQLRRAAKKNYKAAMR, from the coding sequence ATGAGCACCGATCCGTACGGGCCGTCGGCAGGGCGGGAGCCGGAGCCCTACGATCCGCCGAACCCGGGGCCGCCGGTTCCGGGAGACTTCCCGGTCGCCGAACAGACCCCACCCGCGGTCAAGAAGGTCCACTTCACCAGGGCGGCCGCCGTCTGGACGTCGGTGATCGTCGGGCTCCTCATCCTGATCGTGCTGCTGATATTCATCGCGCAGAACACCGAGTCGGCCGAGTTCGCGTTCCTCGGCTGGCATTGGAACCTTCCGCTGGGGGTGGCGATCCTGCTGGCCGCGGTGTGCGGCGGGCTGATCGCGTCACTGGCCGGGGCGGCGCGGCTGTTCCAGCTGCGGCGCGCGGCGAAGAAGAACTACAAAGCCGCGATGCGGTGA
- a CDS encoding cutinase family protein — MRVRHFGRILGAAAVTAWAALVGVAAPSASAQACPDVEVVFARGTGEAVGVGGVGQSFVDALRAQAGPRTVNVYAVNYAASNNFDARDELARTVVEGIRDAGNRVQTIATTCPNTRIVLGGFSQGAVVAGFVTSSTVPDAVPAAYRDSVPQPLAAEVAEHVAAVTLFGLPSPQWLGTYGAPPVVIGPLYAPKTLQLCAEGDTICNGAPGGQPSIAHALYGINGMTQQAATYAVDRL, encoded by the coding sequence ATGAGAGTTCGCCATTTCGGTCGCATCCTCGGCGCGGCGGCGGTCACCGCCTGGGCCGCGCTGGTCGGCGTGGCCGCACCGTCGGCATCCGCGCAGGCGTGTCCCGATGTCGAGGTGGTCTTCGCCAGGGGCACCGGGGAGGCCGTCGGTGTCGGCGGCGTCGGCCAGTCGTTCGTCGACGCGCTGCGCGCCCAGGCCGGCCCGCGAACGGTGAACGTCTACGCGGTCAACTACGCGGCATCGAACAACTTCGACGCCCGCGACGAACTGGCCCGGACCGTCGTCGAGGGGATCCGCGACGCCGGGAACCGCGTCCAGACCATCGCCACGACGTGCCCGAACACCCGGATCGTGCTGGGCGGGTTCTCGCAGGGTGCGGTCGTCGCCGGATTCGTGACGTCCTCGACGGTTCCCGACGCGGTGCCCGCGGCATACCGGGACTCGGTCCCGCAGCCGCTCGCGGCCGAGGTCGCCGAACACGTCGCGGCCGTCACCCTGTTCGGGCTGCCGTCGCCCCAGTGGCTCGGCACCTACGGTGCCCCGCCGGTCGTCATCGGCCCGCTGTACGCGCCGAAGACGCTGCAGCTGTGCGCGGAAGGCGACACGATCTGCAACGGCGCACCCGGTGGGCAGCCGAGCATCGCGCACGCCCTCTACGGGATCAACGGGATGACACAGCAGGCCGCCACCTACGCGGTGGACCGGCTGTAG
- a CDS encoding ABC transporter substrate-binding protein: MASTRGRGRGVTRVAALLVAAMLALAGCGSSNPLGGGEISGDLNTITVGSADFTESKIIAEIYAQALEANGFDVSRQFGIGSRETYIPAVQDHSIDLIPEYTGNLLQYFDEDTEVTTPDAVVLGLLRALPGDLSILYPSPAEDKDTVAVSAETAQRWNLKTIGDLAAHSPEVKFGGPSEFLNRTEGLPGLKAKYGLDIAPANFIAISDGGGPATVRALTDGTVTAANIFSTSPAIEQSDLVVLEDPKNNFLAANVVPLVASQKKSDDLKAVLDAVSAKLTTEGLIALNSAVEGNQGIDPDEAARKWVADNGFDKPVTK; the protein is encoded by the coding sequence ATGGCGAGCACGCGAGGTCGCGGAAGGGGCGTCACCCGTGTGGCGGCCCTCCTGGTTGCGGCGATGCTGGCCCTGGCCGGCTGCGGCAGTTCGAACCCGCTCGGGGGCGGGGAGATCTCGGGCGATCTGAACACGATCACCGTCGGGTCGGCCGACTTCACCGAATCCAAGATCATCGCGGAGATCTACGCGCAGGCGTTGGAGGCCAACGGTTTCGACGTCAGCAGGCAGTTCGGCATCGGCAGCCGCGAGACCTACATCCCCGCCGTGCAGGACCACTCGATCGACCTGATCCCCGAGTACACCGGAAACCTGTTGCAGTACTTCGACGAAGACACCGAGGTGACCACCCCGGACGCCGTGGTGCTCGGGTTGCTGCGCGCGCTGCCCGGGGACCTGTCGATCCTGTATCCGTCGCCGGCCGAGGACAAGGACACCGTCGCGGTGTCGGCCGAGACGGCGCAGCGGTGGAACCTCAAGACGATCGGCGATCTCGCCGCCCACTCGCCCGAGGTGAAGTTCGGTGGCCCGTCGGAGTTCCTCAACCGCACCGAGGGGCTGCCGGGGCTGAAGGCGAAATACGGGCTCGACATCGCACCGGCCAACTTCATCGCGATCAGCGACGGCGGCGGGCCCGCGACCGTGCGCGCACTGACCGACGGAACGGTGACCGCCGCCAACATCTTCAGCACCTCACCGGCCATCGAGCAGAGCGACCTCGTGGTGCTCGAGGACCCGAAGAACAACTTCCTGGCCGCCAACGTGGTCCCGCTGGTCGCCTCCCAGAAGAAGTCCGACGATCTCAAGGCGGTGCTCGACGCGGTGAGCGCGAAACTGACCACCGAGGGCCTCATCGCACTGAACTCCGCTGTCGAGGGCAACCAGGGCATCGACCCCGACGAGGCTGCGCGAAAGTGGGTCGCCGACAACGGCTTCGACAAGCCGGTCACGAAGTAG
- a CDS encoding winged helix-turn-helix transcriptional regulator produces the protein MSQLGEYTCGLDAAMAVVDGKWKPLILWELQDGPKRFNALHRGLAGVSQKMLTQHLKELQRHGVVHRESFHEVPPRVEYSMTPAGRELLEALAPLGDWATKHIALICAAKTG, from the coding sequence ATGAGCCAACTCGGCGAGTACACCTGCGGACTGGACGCCGCCATGGCGGTGGTCGACGGCAAATGGAAACCCCTGATCCTCTGGGAGCTCCAGGACGGGCCGAAGCGGTTCAACGCGCTGCACCGCGGCCTGGCCGGCGTATCGCAGAAGATGCTCACCCAGCATCTGAAGGAACTGCAGCGCCACGGCGTGGTGCACCGCGAGAGCTTCCACGAGGTGCCACCCCGGGTCGAGTACTCGATGACGCCGGCCGGCCGGGAGCTCCTGGAAGCGCTTGCACCGCTGGGTGATTGGGCGACCAAGCACATCGCGTTGATCTGTGCGGCGAAGACCGGCTGA
- a CDS encoding phosphotransferase family protein: protein MTSSTLDGLDLGALDRHLRAEGIARTGDLRAELIAGGRSNLTFLVFDDASKWVLRRPPLHGLTPSAHDMAREYRVVAALAGTPVPVARAVTMRNDDSVLGAPFQMVEHVEGRVVRRADELQALGDEATIDGCVDALIRVLADLHAVDPAAVGLADFGRPDGYLERQVRRWGSQWGHVRLEDDARDADVHRLHAALGERVPAESRASIVHGDYRIDNTILDATDPTTVRAVLDWEMSTLGDPLSDAALMCVYRNPMFNYVHSDAAWTSELLPTGDEMAHRYATVSGQELAHWDFYMALAYFKLAIIAAGIAFRARMGGTEDNVGEAVAPLIAAGLEALG, encoded by the coding sequence ATGACGTCTTCCACCCTCGACGGGCTCGATCTCGGCGCACTCGACCGCCATCTGCGCGCCGAAGGCATCGCCCGCACCGGTGACCTGCGCGCCGAACTGATCGCCGGTGGCCGCTCGAACCTGACGTTCCTGGTGTTCGACGATGCGTCGAAGTGGGTGCTGCGCCGCCCGCCGCTGCACGGGCTGACCCCGTCGGCGCACGACATGGCCCGCGAGTACCGCGTGGTGGCCGCACTGGCAGGCACCCCGGTGCCGGTGGCCCGTGCGGTCACCATGCGCAACGACGACTCCGTTCTCGGCGCACCGTTCCAGATGGTCGAGCACGTCGAGGGCCGGGTGGTCCGGCGCGCCGACGAACTGCAGGCGCTCGGCGACGAAGCCACCATCGACGGCTGCGTCGACGCGTTGATCCGGGTGCTGGCCGATCTGCACGCGGTCGATCCGGCCGCGGTCGGCCTCGCCGATTTCGGCAGACCCGACGGATACCTGGAACGTCAGGTGCGGCGGTGGGGGTCGCAGTGGGGCCATGTGCGCCTCGAGGACGATGCACGCGACGCCGACGTGCACAGGCTGCACGCCGCGCTGGGGGAGCGGGTGCCTGCCGAGAGCCGCGCGTCGATCGTGCACGGCGACTACCGCATCGACAACACGATCCTCGACGCGACGGATCCGACGACGGTGCGCGCGGTGCTGGACTGGGAGATGTCGACGCTGGGCGATCCGCTCAGCGACGCCGCGCTGATGTGCGTGTACCGCAACCCGATGTTCAACTACGTCCACAGCGATGCGGCATGGACCTCGGAGCTGCTGCCGACGGGCGACGAGATGGCGCATCGCTACGCGACGGTGTCGGGCCAGGAGTTGGCGCACTGGGATTTCTACATGGCGCTGGCGTACTTCAAGCTCGCGATCATCGCCGCGGGTATCGCGTTCCGCGCCCGGATGGGCGGAACCGAGGACAACGTCGGCGAGGCGGTCGCCCCGCTGATCGCGGCGGGGCTGGAAGCGCTGGGCTGA
- a CDS encoding SDR family NAD(P)-dependent oxidoreductase: protein MGYADDLFDLSGRVVLVTGGSRGLGREIAFGAARCGADVVIASRSLETCEATAAEITEATGRVAMPYGVHVGRWDQLDPLVSAVYDRFGKLDVLVNNAGMSPLYESLTSVSEKLFDAVFNLNVKGPFRLAALVGERMVADGGGAIVNVSSSGSLRPDPTMLPYAAAKAGLNVMTEGLAKAFGPTVRVNTLMAGPFLTDISKAWDFGDAEPFRHLALQRAGEPAEIVGAALFLMSDASSFTTGSILRADGGFA, encoded by the coding sequence ATGGGATACGCCGACGATCTGTTCGATCTCAGTGGCCGGGTGGTGCTGGTCACCGGGGGCAGCCGCGGGCTCGGGCGGGAGATCGCGTTCGGGGCGGCGCGGTGCGGTGCGGACGTCGTGATCGCCAGCCGGTCGCTGGAGACGTGTGAGGCGACGGCCGCCGAGATCACCGAGGCGACGGGCCGGGTGGCCATGCCGTACGGGGTGCACGTCGGGCGGTGGGATCAACTCGATCCTCTGGTGTCGGCGGTCTACGACCGGTTCGGGAAGCTCGACGTACTGGTGAACAACGCCGGGATGTCGCCGCTGTACGAGTCGCTGACGTCGGTGTCGGAGAAGCTCTTCGACGCGGTGTTCAACCTCAACGTCAAGGGTCCGTTCCGGCTGGCGGCGCTGGTCGGCGAGCGGATGGTGGCCGACGGCGGCGGGGCGATCGTCAACGTCAGCTCCAGCGGATCGCTGCGGCCGGATCCCACGATGCTGCCGTACGCCGCCGCGAAGGCCGGGCTCAATGTGATGACCGAGGGATTGGCGAAGGCGTTCGGCCCGACGGTGCGGGTCAACACCCTGATGGCGGGACCGTTCCTCACTGACATCAGCAAGGCGTGGGACTTCGGGGACGCCGAACCGTTCCGCCACCTGGCACTGCAGCGGGCGGGCGAACCGGCCGAGATCGTCGGCGCCGCCCTTTTCCTGATGTCGGACGCGTCGAGCTTCACGACGGGGTCGATCCTGCGCGCCGACGGCGGCTTCGCCTGA
- a CDS encoding MmcQ/YjbR family DNA-binding protein, with product MADRPARVADVHEIAAAMPHAKRIEGPKGNAIYQVGGKSFVFFRTPQPDAADPDSGERYPDVIMIWVESEDDKRALIQDPHSPFFTTDRFDGHLSVLVRGSEIGRIGVEELTELIQDAWLSRASRRRAERWLAERQV from the coding sequence GTGGCTGACCGCCCCGCCCGGGTCGCCGACGTCCACGAGATCGCGGCCGCGATGCCGCACGCCAAGCGCATCGAGGGTCCGAAGGGCAATGCGATCTATCAGGTGGGCGGTAAGTCGTTCGTGTTCTTCCGCACACCACAGCCGGACGCGGCCGATCCCGACAGCGGTGAACGCTACCCCGACGTGATCATGATCTGGGTGGAGTCGGAGGACGACAAGCGGGCCCTGATCCAGGACCCGCACTCACCGTTCTTCACCACCGACCGGTTCGACGGTCACCTGTCGGTTCTGGTGCGCGGCAGTGAGATCGGGCGGATCGGCGTCGAGGAGCTGACCGAGTTGATCCAGGACGCCTGGCTGTCGCGGGCGTCGCGCCGGCGCGCCGAACGCTGGCTCGCCGAACGACAGGTCTGA
- a CDS encoding histidine phosphatase family protein: MQLLLVRHALPLRSEPGEGSDPVLSEEGVEQAKRLPDALARFPIARLVSSPQRRAIQTAQPVADALGLPVEVDERLAEYDRDLPHYIPIEQIAKENPQELERLMNGRLPSGVDEDAFLARIFAAVDDVVANAEREDTVAVFSHGGVINALLHRVLRTERLLSFHVDYASVTRLLWSSRAGQLAVASVNGTEHVWDLLPRNLRW; encoded by the coding sequence GTGCAACTGCTTCTGGTCAGACATGCGCTGCCTCTGCGCAGCGAACCCGGTGAGGGCTCCGATCCCGTGCTGTCCGAGGAAGGCGTCGAGCAGGCCAAGCGCCTGCCCGACGCGCTGGCCCGGTTCCCGATCGCCCGATTGGTGAGCAGCCCGCAGCGCCGTGCGATTCAGACCGCGCAGCCGGTCGCCGACGCACTGGGCCTGCCCGTCGAGGTCGACGAACGCCTCGCCGAATACGACCGCGACCTGCCGCACTACATCCCGATCGAGCAGATCGCCAAGGAGAACCCGCAGGAACTCGAGCGGCTGATGAACGGCAGGCTGCCCAGCGGCGTCGACGAGGACGCGTTCCTCGCCCGCATCTTCGCCGCCGTCGACGACGTCGTGGCCAACGCCGAGCGCGAGGACACCGTCGCGGTGTTCAGCCACGGCGGTGTGATCAACGCGCTGCTGCACCGCGTCCTGCGCACCGAGCGGTTGCTGTCCTTCCACGTCGACTACGCGTCGGTGACCCGGCTGCTGTGGTCGTCGCGCGCCGGGCAGCTCGCCGTGGCGTCGGTCAACGGCACCGAGCACGTATGGGATCTGCTGCCGCGGAATCTCCGGTGGTGA
- a CDS encoding nuclear transport factor 2 family protein produces MTTPPVIKRWLDFIDGGHGGDVTALLAADAVFYSPAVFTPQEGRDTTAAYLNAAAKLFGGQGFRYVNQWYADSSAVLEFVADLDGIHVNGIDMIEWNDAGEITSVKVMLRPFKALQTVIPRMAELLAGS; encoded by the coding sequence ATGACGACACCTCCGGTGATCAAGCGCTGGCTCGACTTCATCGACGGCGGCCACGGCGGCGACGTGACGGCGCTGCTGGCGGCGGACGCGGTGTTCTACTCGCCGGCGGTTTTCACCCCGCAGGAAGGCCGCGACACCACCGCCGCGTACCTGAATGCAGCCGCAAAACTGTTCGGCGGTCAGGGTTTTCGCTACGTCAACCAGTGGTATGCCGACAGCTCGGCGGTACTGGAGTTCGTCGCCGACCTCGACGGCATCCACGTCAACGGCATCGACATGATCGAGTGGAACGACGCCGGCGAGATCACGTCGGTCAAGGTGATGCTGCGGCCGTTCAAGGCGTTGCAGACGGTGATCCCGAGAATGGCCGAACTGCTGGCGGGGTCGTGA
- a CDS encoding metallophosphoesterase family protein yields MRLLLISDTHVPKRARDLPAVVWDEVARADVVIHAGDWVEPGLLDELEERSTRLVACWGNNDGDELRRRLPERADVTLAGVRFTVVHETGPSGGRDARMAALYPDTDVLVFGHSHIPWDTTAATGLRLLNPGSPTDRRRQPHCTYMTATVADGVLSDVALHNVERRG; encoded by the coding sequence ATGCGGCTGCTGCTGATCTCCGACACCCATGTGCCGAAGCGAGCGCGCGATCTGCCCGCGGTGGTGTGGGACGAGGTGGCGCGCGCCGACGTGGTGATCCATGCCGGCGACTGGGTGGAGCCCGGCCTGCTCGACGAGCTCGAGGAGCGCTCGACGAGGTTGGTGGCGTGCTGGGGCAACAACGACGGCGACGAGTTGCGCCGCCGCCTGCCCGAACGCGCGGACGTCACGCTGGCGGGCGTGCGCTTCACCGTCGTGCACGAGACGGGGCCGTCCGGCGGGCGTGACGCGCGGATGGCCGCGCTCTACCCGGACACCGACGTCCTGGTGTTCGGGCACAGCCACATCCCGTGGGACACCACCGCGGCGACGGGCCTGCGGTTGCTCAACCCCGGTTCTCCGACGGACCGGCGCCGCCAGCCGCACTGCACGTACATGACCGCGACGGTCGCCGACGGGGTGCTGAGCGATGTCGCCCTGCACAACGTGGAGCGGCGTGGCTGA
- a CDS encoding NAD(P)-dependent oxidoreductase — protein MISILGLAPMGRALTVALLDAGYRTTVWNRTAAKADGVRARGALWADSPAQAVAAADLTLVNVVDQTVLDAVVTSAGAAVADRVIVGLASDTPDAARRTARLVDGLGGRYLDGAIMTPTETIGSARASILFSGPRELYDTHRPVFDALATPTWVGEDPGRAAAFDMALLDLFWTSVSGVLHSVNVARANGISPAELLPHAQGIAGILPPIVDELLERIGADRHDDSSAPVASVAASVRHLITASRAAGVDAGALEAFRGYVDAAVAAGYGADEISRIAQTMGS, from the coding sequence ATGATCTCGATACTCGGGCTCGCACCGATGGGCCGGGCGTTGACCGTCGCGCTGCTCGACGCCGGCTACCGCACCACGGTGTGGAACCGCACAGCCGCCAAGGCCGACGGCGTGCGCGCACGAGGGGCGCTGTGGGCCGACAGTCCCGCGCAGGCCGTCGCCGCCGCCGACCTCACGCTCGTCAACGTCGTCGACCAGACCGTGCTCGACGCGGTCGTGACCTCCGCAGGGGCGGCCGTGGCGGACCGCGTCATCGTCGGCCTGGCGTCGGACACACCGGACGCCGCGCGCCGCACCGCCCGACTGGTCGACGGACTCGGCGGCCGGTACCTCGACGGGGCGATCATGACGCCGACCGAGACCATCGGTAGCGCGCGGGCCAGCATCCTGTTCTCCGGTCCGCGCGAGCTCTACGACACCCACCGGCCGGTCTTCGACGCGCTGGCCACCCCGACATGGGTCGGCGAGGATCCCGGCCGCGCCGCCGCGTTCGACATGGCCTTGCTCGACCTGTTCTGGACATCGGTCAGCGGCGTACTGCATTCGGTGAACGTGGCTCGGGCGAACGGGATCTCACCCGCGGAACTCCTCCCGCACGCCCAGGGCATCGCCGGCATCCTGCCCCCGATCGTCGACGAACTGCTCGAGCGGATCGGCGCGGACCGGCACGACGACAGCAGCGCACCGGTCGCGTCGGTCGCCGCGTCGGTTCGCCACCTCATCACGGCGTCGCGGGCGGCCGGGGTGGACGCCGGCGCGCTCGAAGCGTTCCGCGGGTATGTCGACGCCGCGGTGGCCGCCGGCTACGGCGCCGACGAGATCAGCCGCATCGCGCAGACGATGGGTTCGTGA